From Micromonas commoda chromosome 3, complete sequence, a single genomic window includes:
- a CDS encoding predicted protein: KSVLLVTSHPDDESMFFGPTIQAAKRMGAQVHILCLSAGNADGLGEVRAKELDAAGNYLGVASVNLVDDAALRDGFEEKWPVEAVAAQVDAAARKVGAETVVTFDAGGISGHPNHTATYRGVLYWMLSEDYRETLRGVRQVWSLVTTNTVRKFVGAYDAFASFFLDPDAMLAASNPLVLMRAMAMHASQFVWYRRLFVVFSRYSYTNTL; this comes from the coding sequence AAATCTGTGCTCCTCGTGACTTCGCATCCTGACGATGAGAGCATGTTCTTCGGGCCGACGATTCAAGCGGCGAAGCGCATGGGTGCCCAAGTGCACATCCTGTGCTTGTCCGCAGGCAACGCAGACGGTCTCGGCGAGGTCAGGGCCAaagagctcgacgccgcggggaacTATTTAGGCGTCGCGTCGGTAAATTtagtcgacgacgcggcgcttcgAGATGGCTTCGAGGAGAAGTGGCCTGTGGAGGCTGTGGCGGCCCAGGTTGACGCCGCTGCGAGAAAGGTTGGAGCGGAGACAGTTGTGACGTTCGATGCGGGCGGGATCTCGGGCCATCCGAACCACACGGCGACGTACCGGGGTGTGCTGTACTGGATGCTGAGCGAAGATTACAGGGAGACCCTGCGGGGGGTGAGGCAGGTTTGGTCGCTGGTCACGACGAACACGGTGAGGAAGTTTGTGGGAGCATATGACGCCTTTGCCTCTTTCTTCCTAGATCCGGACGCAATGCTGGCAGCGTCCAACCCGCTGGTGCTGATGCGGGCGATGGCAATGCACGCGAGCCAGTTTGTGTGGTACCGGAGGTTATTCGTCGTGTTCTCGAGGTATTCGTACACGAACACGCTGA
- a CDS encoding predicted protein: protein MIWRSLFEIDMKYVPIKPIGKGAYGVVCSAKDSETGEKVAIKKIANAFDNATDARRTLREIKLLRRLQHENIVLLKDIMRPPSKDDFNDVYLVYELMDTDLHQILRSSQGLSDEHCQYFLYQILRGLKYVHTAQVLHRDLKPSNLLLNANCDLKICDFGLARTSSERGFMTEYVVTRWYRAPELLLSCEDYTSAIDIWSMGCILAEILGRKPLFPGKDYIHQMRLIVEVLGSPNEEDCAFIQSTKARNYIRTLPHSPQVRWERMFPKGNPQAIDLLDKMLQFDPKKRITVEQALEHPYLTALHDPMVEPASEPAPFEFEFEDEELQEEQLREKVWEEMLSFHGEGSFGRGRGSGVTPMMS, encoded by the exons ATGATATGGCGCAGCCTTTTCGAGATCGACATGAAGTACGTTCCCATCAAACCGATCGGCAAGGGTGCCTACGGCGTGGTGTGCTCCGCGAAGGACTCGGAGACTGGCGAGAAGGTGGCAATTAAGAAG ATCGCCAACGCCTTCGACAATGCGACGGACGCCAGGAGGACACTCCGTGAGATCAAGCTCCTGCGCCGTTTGCAGCACGAGAACATCGTGCTGCTCAAGGACATCATGCGTCCGCCCTCTAAGGATGACTTCAACGATGTCTACCTGGTGTACGAGCTGATGGACACCGACCTTCACCAGATCCTGCGATCCTCCCAGGGCCTCAGCGACGAGCACTGCCAGTATTTCCTGTACCAGATCCTGCGTGGGCTGAAGTATGTTCACACCGCGCAGGTGCTGCACCGCGATCTGAAGCCCAGCAATCTGCTTTTGAACGCAAACTGCGACCTAAAAATATGCGACTTTGGcctggcgaggacgtcgtcggagaggGGGTTCATGACGGAGTATGTGGTCACACGGTGGTATCGGGCGCCAGAGCTTCTTCTGAGCTGCGAGGATTACACAAGCGCGATTGATATCTGGTCGATGGGGTGCATCCTGGCCGAGATTCTCGGCAGGAAGCCCCTCTTCCCGGGGAAAGACTACATTCATCAGATGCGTCTGATAGTCGAGGTGCTTGGCTCGCCGAACGAGGAGGACTGCGCGTTCATCCAGTCCACCAAGGCACGAAATTACATCCGCACGCTGCCTCACAGTCCGCAGGTTCGATGGGAGCGAATGTTTCCAAAGGGGAACCCCCAGGCGATCGACCTGCTGGACAAGATGCTCCAGTTCGATCCCAAAAAACGTATAACCGTGGAGCAGGCCCTGGAGCACCCTTACCTGACCGCCCTGCACGATCCAATGGTTGAGCCTGCGTCGGAGCCGGCGCCGTTTGAGTTTGAGTTTGAGGATGAGGAGCTGCAAGAGGAGCAGCTTCGTGAAAAGGTTTGGGAGGAGATGCTGAGCTTCCACGGCGAGGGCAGCTTCGGGAGGGGAAGAGGATCGGGGGTTACACCGATGATGAGTTGA